A part of Olleya sp. Bg11-27 genomic DNA contains:
- the groES gene encoding co-chaperone GroES produces MSKLNIKPLADRVLVEALPAETQTASGLYIPDTAQEKQHKGTIVAVGNGKKDEPLTVKVGDKVLYGQYSGSEIKLDGKAYLMMREDDIMAII; encoded by the coding sequence ATGAGTAAATTAAACATTAAACCTCTTGCAGATCGTGTACTAGTAGAAGCATTACCTGCTGAAACACAAACAGCTTCTGGTTTATATATACCAGATACAGCTCAGGAAAAGCAACATAAAGGAACAATTGTTGCTGTTGGAAACGGAAAAAAAGACGAACCTTTAACAGTTAAAGTTGGAGACAAGGTGCTTTATGGTCAATATTCTGGATCAGAAATCAAATTAGATGGTAAAGCATACTTAATGATGCGTGAAGATGACATCATGGCTATTATCTAA